A window from Elusimicrobiota bacterium encodes these proteins:
- a CDS encoding ThiF family adenylyltransferase, with protein sequence MQTIDRVSTSYQEQGKTDESKEPFDYPKAFSRNLGLVQPDEQLQLKRSVVAIAGLGGVGGVHLTTLARLGVGGFHIADFDSFEVQNFNRQAGATVSSLGRSKVDVMAEQLLDINPTVKLQRFEKGVQRGNVAAFLDGVDVIVDGLDFFAVEARELLFDEAERRGIPLVTAGPIGMSVAWLVFRPGSMSWRDYFAFDLARGKTDKFLLFALGLTPQATQMSYLDRTYVNLEEHRGPSMALAVQLCAGVAAAEVLKLILKRGPISSAPHYHQFDAYKGKLVEGKLRWGNRGWGQRLKATIFRWMLSKKTVSEPPSSPIEQVKIDEGTSAPPPHQPGQPNVAQVTAMVDSARWAPSGDNVQPFSFEWDGKTLFVNEEVNRSQAFINVGNVASQMALGMCLTNIEIAAEQWGWVPRWTTEARKPSVAQMTFEPGLVRHSSLAAAIRSRCVDRRPFGKDRMSDRFIEKIKNQSNNPWGIQFHLMDDTEQIKTLARINSRFESFLLGHKALHSYLFHWMRWSKKEAQTFSDGMPISTLGLTPVDGLSLRLLAQWSIARSMKTMGVTRLAAIRARHIYRQSAAFGAFTIPNTEPMTYVRVGGLWQRVWLNLTAEGWTLQPVMGHSLMAHRCKEYEGEGLTIQERERFEREDKEIHEIMGALQSQTIACLFRMGRPRSPVSSRAPRRALSSLLSFRKKTA encoded by the coding sequence ATGCAAACCATTGACCGCGTTTCCACTTCTTACCAGGAACAAGGAAAAACCGATGAATCCAAGGAACCCTTTGACTATCCCAAGGCATTTTCCCGGAATTTGGGTTTGGTCCAGCCAGACGAACAACTTCAATTAAAACGGAGCGTCGTCGCCATCGCGGGGTTGGGGGGGGTCGGAGGGGTCCATCTGACGACCCTCGCTCGCCTAGGCGTTGGCGGGTTCCATATCGCTGATTTCGATTCGTTCGAAGTCCAAAACTTCAACCGCCAGGCCGGGGCCACTGTTTCAAGCCTGGGGCGATCCAAAGTGGATGTCATGGCGGAACAACTCCTGGACATCAACCCCACAGTCAAACTCCAACGGTTTGAGAAGGGTGTTCAACGGGGAAATGTGGCGGCTTTCCTTGACGGGGTCGATGTCATCGTGGACGGCTTGGATTTTTTTGCCGTTGAAGCTCGGGAACTCCTTTTTGACGAAGCCGAACGGCGGGGGATTCCCCTTGTTACCGCGGGTCCCATTGGAATGAGCGTCGCGTGGCTCGTCTTTCGGCCGGGCAGCATGTCCTGGCGAGACTATTTCGCCTTTGACTTGGCCCGGGGAAAAACCGACAAATTCCTTCTCTTCGCTTTGGGCTTAACCCCCCAAGCCACACAAATGTCTTACTTGGACAGGACCTATGTGAACCTAGAAGAACATCGTGGTCCCTCCATGGCCCTGGCGGTCCAATTGTGTGCCGGCGTTGCCGCGGCGGAGGTGCTAAAACTGATCCTCAAACGGGGTCCTATTTCTTCCGCGCCCCATTACCACCAATTCGACGCTTATAAAGGGAAATTGGTTGAGGGAAAATTGCGTTGGGGCAACCGCGGTTGGGGGCAAAGACTCAAAGCCACTATTTTCCGCTGGATGCTAAGTAAAAAAACAGTTTCAGAGCCCCCTTCCTCACCGATAGAACAGGTGAAAATCGATGAGGGAACCTCAGCGCCCCCTCCCCACCAACCAGGCCAACCCAACGTTGCCCAGGTCACCGCTATGGTGGACAGTGCCCGTTGGGCGCCCTCCGGGGACAACGTTCAACCCTTTTCATTTGAATGGGATGGAAAAACCTTGTTTGTTAACGAGGAAGTAAACCGGAGCCAAGCCTTTATTAATGTGGGAAACGTCGCAAGCCAAATGGCCCTGGGCATGTGTCTCACGAATATCGAGATCGCTGCCGAACAGTGGGGATGGGTTCCACGTTGGACCACAGAAGCGCGAAAACCTTCAGTCGCCCAGATGACTTTTGAACCAGGTCTGGTTCGACATTCTTCATTGGCCGCGGCTATTCGTTCACGGTGTGTTGACCGTCGGCCGTTTGGCAAGGACCGGATGTCCGATCGGTTCATTGAAAAAATCAAGAATCAGTCAAACAATCCTTGGGGAATCCAGTTTCACCTTATGGACGATACGGAACAGATCAAAACCCTGGCTCGGATCAACAGCCGGTTCGAATCCTTCTTACTTGGACACAAAGCCCTGCACAGCTATTTATTCCACTGGATGAGATGGTCAAAAAAAGAAGCCCAAACATTCTCAGATGGAATGCCCATATCCACCCTGGGGCTTACCCCTGTGGACGGCTTAAGTCTTCGTCTTCTCGCCCAGTGGAGTATCGCTCGGTCAATGAAAACCATGGGGGTAACTCGACTGGCCGCTATACGGGCCCGACACATCTACAGGCAATCCGCCGCCTTTGGCGCGTTCACCATTCCCAACACCGAACCCATGACCTATGTCCGCGTGGGAGGCCTTTGGCAAAGAGTGTGGCTCAATCTCACGGCGGAAGGATGGACCCTTCAACCCGTCATGGGCCATTCGCTGATGGCTCACCGATGCAAAGAATACGAGGGAGAGGGATTGACCATCCAGGAACGAGAACGATTCGAACGGGAAGATAAAGAGATACACGAGATCATGGGTGCTCTCCAGTCCCAAACCATCGCTTGCCTGTTCCGAATGGGCCGTCCCCGCTCCCCTGTCTCCAGCCGAGCCCCACGCCGAGCCCTATCTTCGTTGCTCAGCTTTAGAAAGAAAACCGCCTAA
- a CDS encoding VCBS repeat-containing protein, with product MMTRMHLFLWVGLSLTWMGNSPVWGKSFGIADLDVLVTAPMGYSNRSKLSAEGDFNGDGYDDVAVLMDSNEVGGPQGPQNIQLILGRADFPEKSNIESLVNMKIYLPSTVVSNGHLFFADINGDGKDDLFYYGFRNFGSKIYGVFGTTIPPVSLSWGPDQADLELTVNYNVQDRSIMVKPGDFNGDGRDDLLVGMTNDSGGGCLSCSWSIGIHEFLIRGEQRKFGTLGS from the coding sequence ATGATGACCAGAATGCACCTTTTTCTTTGGGTTGGTCTCTCTCTAACGTGGATGGGGAATTCCCCTGTTTGGGGTAAATCCTTTGGGATCGCCGATCTGGATGTTCTCGTTACAGCCCCCATGGGATATTCCAACCGTTCTAAACTATCCGCCGAAGGGGATTTTAATGGCGACGGGTATGATGACGTGGCCGTTCTCATGGATTCTAACGAGGTGGGTGGTCCACAGGGACCACAAAATATTCAATTGATTTTGGGGAGGGCAGACTTTCCAGAAAAATCCAATATTGAAAGTTTGGTCAATATGAAAATATACTTACCGAGTACAGTGGTTTCGAATGGACACCTGTTTTTCGCGGATATTAATGGAGATGGAAAGGATGATCTTTTCTACTATGGTTTTAGAAATTTTGGCTCTAAAATATATGGGGTATTTGGAACGACCATACCCCCGGTTTCCTTGTCTTGGGGTCCGGATCAGGCGGATCTTGAACTGACAGTCAATTACAACGTTCAGGACAGGTCGATCATGGTGAAACCAGGAGATTTTAATGGGGACGGGAGAGACGATTTATTGGTGGGAATGACCAATGACTCGGGGGGGGGATGTCTATCTTGTTCTTGGTCAATCGGTATTCACGAGTTCCTCATTCGCGGTGAACAGCGCAAATTCGGCACTTTGGGTTCATAG
- a CDS encoding FG-GAP repeat protein: MRPGSLLLVVLATIFSPCLALTESFGFQDADVVIAAPERVVTSMDMVADGDFDGDGFSDVAVFQQFLFTLSVDLIFGGDLPTTNSLSALRRMVLIPPDALPGHSVLGTVFFADLNGDHRDDLVLPLYYSRSKTPKIFVVFGTTNPASLINLNLTSADLEINMTSFSAPLSLGRGDFNGDHIQDLLVGDGPHNVVYLLYGKEIFPDQTFTLDDGVSALRFQKASGNFGQHVVGGDVDGDSVSDLIISAPEESGGATNAGAVYVLYGKSDLPLLTDMDVRPANVKITGPSLGKLMCRSSGDTNGDGFDELVVQEVTLEGKKISILDGYSLANGPPTLAMNGGFPGTPPVVFSLPAPWWVDGIVSPIGDFDGDGKGDVFPMDSSHVRGLLSTGFVGPSTSWTESFRFFLPNRVSVGDFNGDNKKDLVVGALNGNTWALAVLKGYRPLENPSILVSPRTPDQVVVQLTLTVDGEPAEMKLTGDLLVPIPGIWIPYQSKMDVTLTPSVGNKSITAVFRTREGRESESLSISIPLILGEKRVSFTTNLLKAGGRAQWEVHLDSAGHLKASVYSREGRLLCVIIDEAKPQGVYAFEWDGTNSEGQRVAPGIYTIVFDVGGRIDRARVLVK; the protein is encoded by the coding sequence ATGAGGCCGGGTTCTTTACTTCTTGTTGTTCTGGCTACGATATTTAGTCCTTGCCTAGCTCTTACAGAATCCTTTGGGTTTCAAGACGCGGATGTCGTTATCGCCGCGCCGGAGCGGGTGGTTACCTCGATGGATATGGTGGCGGACGGAGATTTTGATGGGGATGGGTTTAGCGACGTGGCTGTGTTTCAGCAATTTCTATTTACTCTGAGCGTTGATCTTATCTTTGGCGGGGATCTTCCCACCACCAATTCTTTGAGTGCCTTGCGCCGGATGGTCCTCATTCCTCCGGATGCCCTGCCAGGACACAGTGTCCTGGGGACAGTGTTTTTTGCTGACCTCAATGGGGATCACAGGGACGATCTGGTTCTTCCCTTGTACTACAGCCGCAGCAAAACCCCAAAAATCTTTGTTGTTTTTGGGACCACGAATCCGGCTTCCCTAATTAATCTGAATTTAACTTCAGCCGATCTCGAGATTAATATGACTTCGTTTTCAGCTCCGCTCTCCCTTGGGCGAGGGGATTTTAACGGAGACCATATTCAAGATCTTCTTGTGGGAGATGGCCCTCACAATGTGGTTTATCTCCTCTATGGGAAGGAAATATTTCCCGACCAAACTTTCACTCTGGACGATGGCGTATCCGCTCTCCGATTTCAAAAGGCAAGTGGAAATTTTGGTCAACACGTGGTGGGGGGGGATGTCGATGGGGATAGCGTGTCCGATCTCATTATCTCAGCTCCTGAGGAATCAGGGGGAGCGACCAACGCTGGAGCGGTCTATGTTCTTTATGGGAAAAGCGACCTCCCCCTATTGACAGATATGGATGTTCGCCCGGCCAACGTTAAAATCACGGGACCGTCACTCGGTAAACTTATGTGTCGATCTTCAGGCGATACCAATGGCGATGGCTTTGATGAACTGGTCGTTCAGGAAGTGACTTTAGAAGGCAAAAAGATATCGATCCTTGATGGGTATTCTTTGGCCAATGGGCCTCCGACCCTTGCGATGAACGGGGGATTCCCTGGGACTCCTCCCGTTGTGTTTTCTCTTCCCGCCCCCTGGTGGGTGGATGGAATCGTATCCCCCATCGGGGACTTTGATGGAGACGGGAAAGGCGATGTCTTTCCCATGGATTCATCCCACGTGAGAGGTTTACTCTCTACAGGGTTTGTTGGGCCCAGCACTTCTTGGACGGAATCTTTTCGTTTCTTCCTTCCGAATCGGGTGTCGGTAGGGGATTTTAATGGGGACAATAAAAAAGACCTGGTGGTAGGGGCCCTTAATGGAAACACCTGGGCATTAGCTGTTTTGAAGGGGTACCGTCCATTGGAAAATCCGTCTATTTTGGTCAGCCCCCGCACGCCCGATCAAGTGGTTGTTCAGTTGACTCTTACTGTGGATGGGGAGCCAGCGGAAATGAAGTTAACGGGGGATTTATTAGTTCCCATCCCTGGCATTTGGATTCCCTACCAGTCAAAAATGGATGTGACGTTAACGCCATCTGTTGGGAACAAATCCATTACGGCTGTGTTTCGAACACGGGAAGGACGGGAGAGCGAATCCCTATCGATTTCAATTCCATTAATCCTAGGTGAAAAGCGGGTTTCTTTTACCACTAATTTATTAAAAGCAGGAGGGCGGGCTCAGTGGGAGGTTCATTTGGATTCGGCCGGGCATTTAAAAGCGTCGGTCTATTCCCGCGAAGGGAGGTTGCTCTGCGTCATTATAGATGAGGCTAAACCACAAGGGGTTTATGCCTTTGAATGGGACGGAACCAATAGCGAGGGCCAACGGGTGGCTCCGGGAATCTACACAATTGTCTTTGACGTGGGTGGGCGCATCGACCGTGCCCGTGTTTTGGTGAAGTAA
- a CDS encoding type II secretion system protein, whose protein sequence is MKIDLRKGGGFTLIELILVAAIIGLLASIAIPKFGNMIRKAKEAALKAILGSLRSALSIYYADNLQLCQWPMMGGSSPLVPKYIEKIPTGNIPYWHPNINNSDCLYYTVSDPNAVFNNYGFSYICDGGALIPHTFAYLVVNCTHPDASGRVWSTW, encoded by the coding sequence ATGAAAATAGACTTACGTAAGGGCGGAGGTTTTACCCTCATAGAACTGATCCTCGTGGCGGCCATTATCGGGCTTCTGGCCTCCATCGCCATCCCTAAGTTCGGAAATATGATCCGCAAAGCCAAAGAGGCTGCCTTAAAGGCGATTCTCGGGAGTCTCCGATCAGCGCTGTCAATCTATTATGCTGATAATCTGCAATTATGCCAATGGCCAATGATGGGGGGGTCTTCCCCCCTCGTCCCCAAATATATCGAGAAAATTCCAACGGGAAATATCCCCTATTGGCATCCAAACATCAACAACAGTGATTGTTTGTACTATACTGTCTCAGACCCCAATGCTGTCTTTAACAACTATGGTTTTTCTTACATCTGCGACGGAGGGGCGTTAATACCCCACACTTTCGCTTATTTAGTTGTCAACTGCACCCACCCCGACGCTTCAGGCCGGGTCTGGAGTACCTGGTAG
- a CDS encoding MMPL family transporter translates to MVTVNNQETPEKSTGFAADRHFSFQRRASLFMAHLLMRKTGWILVAAILLVAFFTSFLPQLTFSTSADQFVLDKDVAVEFHERFKESFPKNDFFVIAYTRDDLFTSNRLNELKTLTEEIRTLDGVEDVVSLANVTDMKGTEDSFESDAFLIEVPVDQTRLSQLRNRALTNPLYQKNLLSDDGRTTAIIVYVHKTNSISEQTSQKPLIQNVQQILKPYQELGYQFYYAGRPTTDYYLAHYMNFDVKIFFPVSVILAIGAIYFLFRNIRLLVLAGMGILTTLGATLGLAGLTNIPLNNASVAVIPLVVCLALSDIIHIYSSLDRRLLSHNSSPRNAMMQILNKLLFPCFLTSLTTAIGFFSFTFNRVPAIRSFGWLASAGMIFEFLVAFGIVAPLLTYFRPDTIYRDPVTQTKREIPRLIHWFHHVATRRPLWVISLCLLAVGWGAMNSRHLKVETNLIEWFKKSSVVHQDILYIRNHLSGTDALDVSFQADQTGTFKNPDILIQIERIQKQIKALPAVDVCTGVTDLFKEMNKAFHEEDPSTYVLPSSRFLLEQYLLLYGRNDLGDYVTPGFDHTRLIVRANVPGSSQAALLIKDIETILKNNSLPGITSQITGRTKLDTATNAVLVSDQVVNITQTVMGIFLLMALVLQSWRLALLFLVPNLFPIIINFGIMGWAGIPLDSGTALIAASAFGILVDDTIHFFCAYRGAQEEGLPSARALEEVTNQKGEASLSSFSIISIAFGVLMFSHFSPIFFFGLLNVVILLVGLVGDHFLLKSIFALGFRKNGDQTGDNSSRQTRGKEPTVFRETVSKSYSEDIPKDISLKNHREITQETQPKHLDPVN, encoded by the coding sequence ATGGTGACGGTCAACAATCAGGAAACTCCAGAGAAAAGTACAGGATTCGCGGCGGATCGACATTTTTCCTTCCAACGGCGTGCATCCCTTTTCATGGCCCACCTCCTCATGAGAAAAACAGGATGGATTTTGGTCGCGGCGATCCTTCTCGTTGCGTTTTTCACCTCTTTTCTTCCCCAATTGACATTCAGCACAAGCGCCGACCAATTTGTTTTAGACAAAGATGTTGCGGTTGAATTCCACGAACGGTTTAAAGAAAGCTTCCCGAAAAACGATTTTTTTGTCATCGCCTATACACGAGACGACCTTTTCACATCAAACCGGTTAAATGAACTTAAAACCCTTACCGAAGAAATCCGCACACTGGACGGAGTGGAGGATGTTGTCAGCTTGGCCAACGTAACAGACATGAAAGGCACTGAAGACAGTTTTGAATCTGATGCCTTCTTAATTGAAGTCCCCGTCGACCAGACTCGTCTTAGCCAGCTCCGAAACCGCGCCCTGACAAATCCACTTTACCAGAAGAACCTCCTATCGGATGACGGACGAACGACAGCCATAATTGTTTACGTTCATAAAACAAATTCAATTTCAGAACAAACGTCCCAGAAGCCCCTGATTCAAAATGTCCAACAAATCTTAAAACCCTACCAAGAGCTCGGTTATCAGTTTTATTACGCCGGTCGACCGACCACAGACTACTACCTTGCCCATTACATGAATTTCGATGTGAAGATTTTTTTCCCTGTGAGCGTTATTCTCGCAATCGGTGCGATTTATTTTTTATTTCGAAACATTCGTTTATTGGTCTTAGCGGGAATGGGAATACTGACAACCTTAGGGGCGACCCTGGGCCTGGCTGGTTTAACCAACATCCCTCTTAATAATGCGTCCGTAGCCGTCATCCCCTTGGTGGTTTGCCTTGCCCTTTCCGACATCATCCACATATATTCAAGTCTCGACCGCCGTCTTTTGTCCCACAACTCTTCCCCCCGCAACGCCATGATGCAAATCCTCAATAAACTATTGTTCCCCTGCTTTTTAACCAGCCTCACCACAGCGATCGGGTTCTTTTCTTTTACGTTCAATCGTGTTCCCGCGATTCGAAGTTTCGGTTGGTTGGCTTCCGCCGGGATGATATTCGAATTTCTCGTGGCCTTTGGTATCGTGGCCCCCTTATTGACCTACTTCCGACCCGACACGATTTATCGGGACCCCGTCACCCAAACCAAAAGAGAAATCCCCCGTTTGATTCATTGGTTTCATCATGTGGCCACACGTCGACCCCTGTGGGTGATATCGCTATGCCTCTTGGCTGTCGGCTGGGGGGCCATGAATTCTCGCCATTTGAAAGTCGAAACCAATCTCATCGAATGGTTTAAAAAATCTTCCGTGGTTCACCAAGACATCTTGTACATCCGAAACCATCTTTCAGGCACGGATGCCTTGGACGTATCTTTTCAAGCGGACCAAACAGGAACGTTCAAAAACCCGGACATTTTGATTCAGATTGAGCGCATTCAAAAACAAATCAAAGCCCTCCCAGCGGTGGACGTCTGTACGGGAGTGACGGATCTCTTTAAAGAAATGAACAAAGCGTTCCATGAGGAAGATCCTTCTACCTACGTTCTCCCTTCCTCACGATTTTTATTGGAACAATACCTCCTCCTTTACGGCCGCAACGATCTTGGGGATTACGTCACTCCGGGGTTTGACCATACGCGACTAATCGTTCGAGCAAACGTCCCTGGATCTTCCCAAGCCGCTTTGTTGATCAAAGATATTGAAACTATATTAAAAAACAACAGCCTCCCTGGAATTACATCTCAAATAACGGGGAGGACCAAACTCGACACCGCCACGAATGCCGTCCTGGTGAGCGACCAAGTCGTCAACATCACACAAACCGTGATGGGCATATTTCTTCTCATGGCTTTGGTATTGCAATCCTGGCGGCTGGCCCTTCTGTTTCTGGTTCCCAATCTTTTCCCCATCATCATTAACTTCGGCATTATGGGTTGGGCAGGGATTCCCCTTGACTCTGGAACAGCTCTCATCGCGGCATCAGCCTTTGGGATCCTGGTGGACGACACCATTCACTTTTTTTGTGCCTACCGGGGAGCGCAGGAGGAAGGCCTGCCCTCTGCCAGGGCTCTGGAAGAGGTGACCAACCAAAAGGGAGAGGCTTCTCTCTCTTCCTTTTCGATCATCTCTATTGCCTTCGGCGTATTGATGTTTTCCCATTTCAGTCCCATTTTTTTCTTCGGTTTACTGAACGTCGTTATTTTATTGGTCGGACTTGTGGGGGATCATTTTCTCTTGAAATCAATCTTTGCCCTTGGCTTTAGAAAGAATGGCGATCAAACAGGGGATAACTCTTCCCGCCAAACCCGAGGCAAAGAACCAACGGTCTTCCGCGAAACTGTATCAAAATCATACTCAGAGGATATTCCTAAAGACATTTCGCTAAAAAATCACCGAGAAATCACACAAGAAACACAGCCCAAACACCTGGACCCGGTAAACTGA